From a region of the Leptospira venezuelensis genome:
- a CDS encoding methyl-accepting chemotaxis protein, translating to MSIRLRISLYISIVLFTAFALLAAYNSYSSYQNLREEVEQSSDVTAERWTYEIMEELNTLMGLIRGFRFPLIYASPQREQVIQTLQEIMKRNQDYFGMWLCYEPNAYDGKDLLYKNRPGHDGSGRFIPYLNRARDKDIVDLEALRDYNNTDGTGDFYQITKKTDKPTVVGPYYYTVSGKNILMISLVVPISVEGHFYGAAGMDIDLKNLQERIGNKRPFRGKGHIALISPAGLYAINGENHDLLGKKIPDENELKQYLENVKEGKRFVYESSGNTAYYFPFHIGKDPKFWTLMVSIPNSVYYENIGDIILKAVLSSFLILVVVLLSLNLIFERLVSSGLLKAIGFSDEIAKGNLTVQNDYPVKDEIGTLFISMDQMRENLLNVVKEMRSSSEKLSSKSEEMAVSSRNFADIAQTQASAAEESSAAVEELAASAQNVGKSMERAVENTREIDGNSMRLKEQIVSINQEMQGLVNLAVESKRQAVTGENAMFASTTAMGEIGESASRITEILSIITEISEKTNLLALNAAIEAARAGEAGKGFAVVAEEIGKLASQTSSSVQEIGELVESTNDAVMNGNSKVEEASQILKKLKQSVNEFEISANKVLVSVKDQETNTGRIQTSSNTLTSFSMQIEEAVIEQKNATNEITKTIISISEGTQEIAGGADDLTTFSGETQMLAEQLSKLIEKFKVD from the coding sequence ATGAGTATTAGGCTCCGAATTTCTTTATATATTTCCATCGTTTTATTCACTGCCTTTGCTCTGCTTGCGGCTTATAATTCCTATTCTTCTTACCAGAATCTAAGGGAGGAAGTGGAGCAGAGTTCCGATGTTACAGCGGAAAGATGGACCTATGAAATTATGGAAGAGTTGAATACTCTCATGGGTTTGATCCGTGGTTTTCGTTTCCCTTTGATCTATGCTTCTCCTCAGAGAGAACAGGTGATCCAGACATTACAAGAAATTATGAAACGTAACCAAGACTATTTTGGTATGTGGCTTTGTTATGAACCGAATGCGTATGACGGTAAAGATTTATTATACAAAAACAGACCTGGCCACGATGGATCTGGTCGTTTTATTCCATATTTAAACAGAGCTCGTGACAAGGATATAGTAGATCTGGAAGCATTAAGAGATTATAATAATACGGACGGCACCGGAGATTTTTACCAGATCACTAAGAAGACGGATAAACCAACTGTTGTTGGACCTTATTATTATACTGTCAGTGGTAAAAATATCCTGATGATCTCTCTTGTGGTACCTATCAGCGTAGAAGGCCATTTTTATGGCGCAGCAGGTATGGACATTGATCTGAAAAATCTGCAAGAAAGGATCGGGAATAAAAGACCATTTCGAGGTAAAGGCCATATTGCGCTAATTTCCCCTGCAGGTTTATACGCAATCAATGGAGAAAATCATGACTTACTTGGTAAAAAGATTCCAGACGAGAATGAACTTAAACAATATCTAGAAAATGTAAAAGAAGGAAAAAGATTCGTATATGAGTCAAGCGGGAATACAGCTTATTATTTTCCATTTCACATAGGAAAGGATCCTAAATTTTGGACTTTGATGGTGAGTATTCCGAATTCAGTATATTATGAAAATATTGGAGATATTATCCTGAAAGCAGTACTTTCTTCTTTTCTAATACTCGTTGTTGTGTTACTTTCCTTAAATTTAATATTCGAAAGATTGGTAAGTTCCGGCCTTTTGAAGGCGATCGGTTTTTCTGATGAGATCGCAAAAGGAAATCTTACTGTTCAGAATGATTATCCTGTAAAGGATGAGATTGGCACATTATTCATCTCTATGGATCAGATGAGAGAAAATCTTCTAAACGTAGTTAAGGAGATGAGATCTTCTTCTGAAAAATTGAGTTCTAAATCCGAAGAGATGGCTGTTTCATCTAGAAATTTTGCAGATATCGCACAAACCCAGGCTTCCGCTGCTGAGGAATCTTCTGCAGCCGTAGAGGAGCTTGCAGCTTCTGCTCAAAACGTTGGCAAGTCCATGGAAAGAGCAGTGGAAAATACCAGAGAGATCGACGGCAACTCTATGCGATTGAAAGAACAGATCGTTAGTATCAACCAAGAGATGCAGGGTCTAGTCAATCTTGCTGTTGAGTCTAAAAGGCAGGCTGTGACCGGAGAAAATGCGATGTTCGCGTCAACAACTGCAATGGGTGAAATAGGAGAAAGCGCATCTAGAATTACGGAAATCTTATCTATTATCACTGAGATTTCAGAAAAAACGAACCTTCTTGCATTAAACGCCGCGATAGAAGCAGCTAGAGCAGGAGAAGCCGGAAAAGGATTTGCAGTCGTCGCAGAAGAGATAGGAAAACTCGCTTCCCAAACTTCCAGTTCGGTCCAAGAGATCGGAGAACTTGTGGAATCCACAAACGATGCGGTGATGAATGGTAACTCCAAGGTGGAAGAAGCTTCTCAAATATTAAAAAAACTGAAACAAAGCGTGAATGAGTTCGAAATTTCTGCCAATAAGGTACTAGTGTCCGTGAAAGACCAGGAAACGAATACCGGCAGGATCCAAACAAGTTCCAATACTTTAACTTCTTTCAGTATGCAGATTGAAGAAGCTGTCATAGAACAGAAAAACGCCACAAATGAGATCACAAAAACGATTATAAGTATTTCGGAAGGAACGCAAGAAATCGCAGGTGGTGCCGACGATCTTACTACATTCTCTGGCGAAACTCAAATGTTGGCGGAGCAACTTTCCAAACTTATTGAAAAGTTTAAAGTGGATTGA
- a CDS encoding methyl-accepting chemotaxis protein has protein sequence MSIRARISLYLSLVLFLGFAVLTAINSVISYRSLHAEIESGSALSAERYTFEVKDYLDSAMGMTRGFRMLLIFSNPKREEVTNTMLEILHRNPKWFGMWAVYEPNAFDTLDAQYKNKKGHDSTGRFVTYVHSVKSLTDAVIEPSTNYDATDGSGDFYQIPKKTMEPFVTDPYSYLAGGKQVQMISLCVPVSNSGKFWGVLGMDITTAQLQESMGAIKPFRSLGYLALISPKGIYAANGGDPSLVGKTIPDAEELKLVQSKSEEHERFTYESDGHTHHFFPFKIGKGQKQWIMQISIPNSIFVKELFSVLLQNAVSSLLIVSLIVVVLHFIFQKLISTGLLKAIGFSEEIAKGNLLASSDYHRNDEIGALLSAMNTMREHLFGVVKEIGSSTNKLAGTAEKMAVSSRNFSDVAQTQASAAEECSAAVEELAASAQNVGKSMQRAVSSMREIDGNVILLKEQIASINAEMQGLVSLAASSKEEAVTGESAMSTSNRAMGAIGDSASRINEILSLITEISEKTNLLALNAAIEAARAGEAGKGFAVVAEEIGKLASQTSSSVQEIGGLVNSTNNAVLDGNNKMGEASQILQRIKERVDEFDKSAKAVLSSVKTQESNTKEIAESANSLMTFSLQIEEAVTEQRRATEEITKTIVNISEGTQEIATGADDLTTFSGDMHGQSEQLSNLIGKFKVS, from the coding sequence ATGAGTATCAGGGCCCGAATTTCATTATATCTATCCTTAGTTTTATTTTTAGGCTTTGCAGTGCTTACTGCGATCAATTCGGTGATCTCTTATCGCAGTTTACATGCGGAAATCGAATCAGGTTCTGCATTAAGTGCAGAAAGATATACTTTTGAGGTGAAAGATTATCTGGATTCCGCTATGGGAATGACCAGAGGTTTCAGAATGCTTCTCATTTTCTCCAATCCTAAAAGAGAAGAAGTTACCAATACTATGTTGGAGATCCTACATCGAAATCCTAAGTGGTTTGGGATGTGGGCCGTATACGAGCCGAATGCTTTTGATACTTTGGATGCCCAATACAAAAATAAGAAAGGGCATGATTCTACAGGAAGATTTGTCACTTATGTTCATTCCGTAAAATCACTTACCGATGCTGTGATAGAACCTTCTACTAATTATGATGCGACTGACGGTAGTGGGGACTTTTATCAAATCCCGAAAAAGACAATGGAGCCTTTTGTTACGGATCCTTATTCTTATTTAGCTGGTGGAAAACAAGTTCAGATGATCTCTCTTTGTGTTCCTGTGAGTAATTCAGGAAAATTTTGGGGAGTACTTGGGATGGATATTACCACTGCTCAATTGCAAGAATCCATGGGGGCTATAAAACCATTCAGAAGTTTAGGATATCTTGCGCTTATTTCTCCTAAGGGAATTTATGCTGCGAATGGTGGAGATCCTAGTCTAGTGGGTAAGACTATTCCTGACGCAGAAGAATTAAAGCTAGTTCAATCTAAATCAGAAGAGCATGAACGTTTTACATATGAGTCTGATGGTCATACACATCATTTCTTTCCTTTTAAGATAGGAAAAGGACAGAAACAATGGATCATGCAGATTAGCATTCCGAATTCTATATTTGTAAAAGAACTATTTAGCGTACTTCTGCAGAATGCAGTTTCTTCTTTACTCATTGTGAGTTTGATCGTAGTAGTTTTGCATTTTATATTCCAGAAATTAATCTCTACAGGATTATTAAAGGCGATTGGATTTTCAGAAGAGATTGCGAAGGGAAATCTACTCGCTTCTTCCGATTACCACCGTAATGACGAGATAGGTGCTCTATTATCAGCAATGAATACAATGAGAGAACATCTATTTGGTGTTGTAAAAGAAATTGGTTCTTCGACAAACAAGTTAGCCGGAACAGCAGAGAAAATGGCTGTTTCTTCTCGGAACTTTTCAGATGTAGCTCAGACACAAGCCTCTGCAGCGGAAGAATGTTCTGCCGCAGTAGAGGAATTGGCTGCTTCTGCTCAAAATGTTGGTAAATCCATGCAGAGAGCAGTTTCCAGCATGAGAGAAATTGACGGAAACGTAATATTATTAAAGGAACAAATTGCAAGTATTAACGCAGAGATGCAAGGCTTGGTAAGTTTGGCTGCCTCTTCTAAAGAAGAAGCTGTTACCGGGGAATCTGCGATGAGCACTTCCAACCGTGCCATGGGAGCTATTGGTGATAGTGCTTCCAGGATCAATGAGATACTTTCTTTGATCACTGAGATTTCTGAAAAAACGAACCTTCTCGCATTAAACGCAGCAATCGAAGCAGCCAGGGCAGGAGAAGCAGGAAAAGGATTTGCCGTGGTCGCAGAAGAGATCGGAAAACTTGCCTCCCAAACTTCCAGTTCTGTTCAGGAGATCGGCGGGCTTGTTAATTCTACCAATAACGCAGTATTGGATGGAAATAATAAGATGGGAGAAGCGTCACAGATACTACAAAGGATTAAAGAAAGGGTAGATGAATTCGATAAATCCGCGAAGGCAGTTTTGAGTTCTGTTAAAACCCAGGAATCCAATACAAAAGAGATCGCAGAAAGTGCAAATTCTCTCATGACCTTCAGTTTACAGATTGAAGAAGCTGTAACCGAGCAAAGAAGAGCAACGGAGGAAATCACCAAAACCATCGTAAATATCTCAGAAGGTACACAGGAGATTGCGACCGGTGCCGACGATCTCACTACATTCTCCGGAGATATGCATGGACAATCGGAACAATTGTCCAATTTGATCGGAAAATTCAAAGTCAGTTAG
- the ilvN gene encoding acetolactate synthase small subunit: MKHILKILVNNHPGVMSHVSGLFTRRSYNIDSIAVGVTQDSEISNMVIVVKGDDSVVEQVKRQLLKLPDVIEVEDLAYHDCISRELVLVVVKVEDSNRTEIISICEVFQAKIADLTKTTMTIEFSGNTRQVEHFMEMMQKYGIQEIARTGQIALKYRSN, translated from the coding sequence ATGAAACATATACTGAAAATTTTGGTAAACAATCATCCTGGAGTGATGAGCCATGTGTCCGGTCTATTTACCAGAAGAAGTTATAATATAGATTCCATCGCGGTAGGTGTTACCCAGGATTCTGAAATTTCGAATATGGTAATCGTAGTCAAAGGGGATGATTCAGTAGTAGAACAGGTAAAACGCCAACTTCTAAAATTGCCTGATGTGATTGAAGTAGAGGATCTTGCGTATCATGACTGTATTAGCAGGGAGCTAGTACTTGTTGTGGTTAAGGTAGAAGATTCAAATCGTACTGAGATCATTTCTATTTGCGAAGTATTCCAAGCGAAGATTGCGGATCTGACAAAGACCACAATGACCATAGAATTTTCCGGAAATACCAGACAGGTGGAACATTTTATGGAAATGATGCAAAAATATGGGATCCAAGAGATTGCCCGGACAGGCCAGATTGCCTTAAAATACAGATCAAACTGA
- the ilvB gene encoding biosynthetic-type acetolactate synthase large subunit, which translates to MPKTEAKISGARLMVELLEEYGVDIVFGYPGGAILPFYDELYKSTKIKHILVRHEQGAIHMAEGYARSTGKLGVCIATSGPGATNLVTGLTDAKLDSVPILAITGQVATNAIGTDAFQEADIYGITIPITKYNALIKSADDIARHFQEATLVALGGRPGPVLLDFPKDVQTELTSVRKVDKLKIDSRHYQKPPIGGDLDSFAAALNKAKRPLLYVGGGAINANASKEIRELAEKGNIPVTTTLMGIGAFPGTHQLSVGMLGMHGTAYANKAVLECDYILNLGARFDDRVAKPGEFAENAVRAHIDIDTAEFNKRVSVDYLLHGDLKEVLKALIPKINKVDRPDWVGFLDTLKKNHPLEFDDTTDTIKPQGFLQKLYEKSKGKAIVSTDVGQHQMWAAQYYLFEEANRWLTSGGLGTMGYGLPAAIGAKFGNPNKTVICVSGDGSIQMNIQELATIAMYKKGVKILIFNNNFLGMVRQWQELFYEERFSESEWNYNPDFVKLGEAYSIKGLRISNKSEIDKALEFFLEDDDARILEVMIPAEEKVFPMIPAGKSQKDMIEFSDTVRAGKK; encoded by the coding sequence ATGCCGAAAACCGAAGCAAAAATCTCCGGTGCCCGTTTGATGGTCGAACTCCTGGAAGAATACGGAGTGGATATCGTCTTCGGATATCCAGGCGGAGCAATTCTGCCATTTTACGACGAATTATATAAAAGTACTAAAATAAAACATATCCTAGTCCGCCATGAACAAGGCGCCATCCATATGGCAGAAGGATATGCACGTTCAACTGGTAAACTTGGAGTCTGTATCGCCACTTCCGGTCCTGGTGCTACAAACCTTGTAACCGGACTTACTGATGCAAAACTAGACTCTGTTCCGATCTTGGCGATCACCGGACAAGTAGCCACCAATGCAATCGGAACGGATGCTTTCCAAGAAGCGGATATTTATGGGATTACAATCCCAATCACGAAGTATAATGCACTTATAAAGTCCGCTGATGATATTGCTCGCCATTTCCAAGAGGCGACCTTAGTCGCTTTAGGTGGAAGACCAGGTCCAGTTCTTTTGGATTTTCCTAAGGATGTACAAACTGAACTTACTTCCGTTCGAAAAGTAGATAAACTTAAAATAGATTCTAGACATTATCAAAAACCTCCGATCGGTGGAGATCTAGATTCATTTGCGGCAGCATTGAATAAAGCAAAACGTCCTCTTCTTTATGTGGGAGGAGGAGCAATCAATGCAAATGCTTCCAAAGAGATCAGGGAGCTCGCGGAGAAGGGAAATATTCCTGTCACCACAACGCTTATGGGAATAGGAGCATTTCCTGGGACTCACCAACTTTCCGTTGGGATGTTAGGAATGCATGGTACAGCTTATGCTAATAAAGCTGTATTAGAATGTGATTATATTCTAAACTTAGGAGCTAGGTTTGATGACCGAGTTGCTAAACCTGGAGAATTTGCGGAGAATGCTGTTCGCGCTCATATAGATATAGATACGGCAGAATTTAATAAAAGAGTTTCCGTAGACTATCTTTTACATGGAGACCTGAAAGAAGTACTAAAGGCACTTATTCCAAAAATAAATAAGGTAGATCGCCCTGATTGGGTTGGATTCTTAGACACATTAAAGAAGAACCATCCATTAGAGTTTGATGATACTACTGATACCATTAAACCTCAGGGTTTCTTGCAGAAATTATACGAAAAAAGTAAGGGGAAGGCAATTGTTTCCACAGATGTGGGACAACACCAGATGTGGGCCGCTCAGTACTATCTTTTTGAAGAAGCAAATCGTTGGCTGACTTCCGGTGGACTTGGCACAATGGGGTATGGTCTTCCTGCAGCAATCGGGGCTAAATTCGGAAACCCTAATAAGACAGTGATCTGCGTTTCTGGAGATGGTTCCATCCAAATGAATATCCAGGAATTAGCTACCATCGCGATGTACAAGAAAGGGGTTAAGATCCTGATCTTTAATAATAATTTCTTAGGAATGGTCCGCCAATGGCAGGAACTATTCTATGAGGAAAGATTCTCCGAATCTGAATGGAATTATAATCCAGATTTCGTAAAATTGGGAGAAGCTTATTCCATAAAAGGATTAAGAATTTCTAATAAATCCGAAATAGACAAAGCATTGGAATTTTTCTTAGAAGACGATGATGCAAGAATACTAGAAGTTATGATCCCTGCGGAAGAAAAAGTATTCCCTATGATCCCTGCGGGCAAATCTCAAAAAGACATGATTGAATTTTCCGACACAGTTCGGGCCGGTAAAAAATGA